One genomic segment of Pseudomonadota bacterium includes these proteins:
- a CDS encoding DUF1428 domain-containing protein: MSRYVDGFVLPLPKKNLARYRRIARVASKVWRDHGALEYVECVANQLTSKHDGKTYTSLFPKLARAKPGEVVVFAWIIYKSKADQKRVMKKVMADPRLSKLMDPTNMPFDMSRMAWAGFKPIVEA, encoded by the coding sequence ATGTCCAGATACGTCGATGGATTCGTCCTGCCCCTCCCCAAGAAGAATCTCGCGCGTTACCGCCGCATCGCCCGCGTGGCCAGCAAAGTCTGGCGTGACCACGGGGCGCTTGAGTACGTCGAGTGCGTCGCCAACCAGCTCACCAGCAAGCACGATGGCAAGACTTACACCTCCCTCTTTCCGAAGCTCGCCAGGGCGAAGCCGGGCGAGGTGGTGGTGTTCGCCTGGATCATCTACAAGTCGAAGGCCGACCAGAAACGCGTCATGAAGAAGGTGATGGCGGATCCGCGCCTCTCAAAGTTGATGGATCCCACCAACATGCCCTTCGACATGAGCCGCATGGCCTGGGCCGGCTTCAAGCCGATCGTCGAAGCGTAG
- a CDS encoding SPFH domain-containing protein — MNAPGGTEEVDFKSYSGYLALLLAVAALAAIPLHIYFSVNGPSGHPHPLVIVGLVLAFILLIKGVYILQPNQSTLLMLFGSYRGTDYSTGLRWASPFYNKTKVSLRLRNFNSEKLKVNDKRGNPIEIAAAIVWKVSDTARAVLDIDHYEQYVPIQAESALRHLANEYSYDHVDESDGELTLRAGGEEIIRKLKAELQDRFEKAGLRVEDARLTHLAYAPEIAGAMLRRQQAEAVIGARKQIVMGAVSMVEMALQGLTERGVVELDAERRAAMVSNLLVVLCAESEAQPVINAGSLYQ, encoded by the coding sequence ATGAATGCGCCTGGTGGTACGGAAGAAGTCGATTTCAAGAGTTACAGCGGCTATCTCGCCCTGCTGCTCGCGGTGGCGGCGCTGGCGGCAATCCCGTTGCACATCTACTTCTCGGTCAACGGCCCGTCGGGCCATCCGCATCCGCTCGTGATCGTCGGATTGGTGCTGGCCTTCATCCTGCTCATCAAGGGCGTCTACATCCTGCAGCCGAACCAGTCGACGTTGCTGATGCTTTTCGGCTCGTATCGCGGCACGGACTACAGCACCGGCCTGCGCTGGGCGAGTCCGTTCTACAACAAGACGAAGGTTTCCCTGCGCCTGCGCAACTTCAACAGCGAGAAGCTCAAGGTGAACGACAAACGCGGCAATCCGATCGAGATCGCCGCCGCGATCGTCTGGAAGGTCAGCGACACGGCGCGTGCGGTGCTCGACATCGACCACTACGAACAGTACGTGCCTATCCAGGCCGAGTCTGCGCTGCGCCATCTCGCCAATGAGTACTCATACGATCACGTCGACGAATCGGACGGTGAACTGACCCTGCGCGCCGGCGGCGAGGAGATCATCCGCAAGCTCAAGGCCGAGTTGCAGGATCGCTTCGAGAAGGCCGGGCTGCGCGTCGAAGATGCGCGCCTCACCCACCTCGCCTACGCGCCGGAAATCGCGGGTGCGATGCTGCGCCGGCAGCAGGCCGAGGCCGTCATCGGCGCGCGCAAGCAGATCGTGATGGGCGCGGTCAGCATGGTGGAGATGGCGTTGCAGGGCCTCACCGAACGCGGCGTGGTCGAGCTCGATGCCGAGCGGCGCGCCGCGATGGTGTCGAACCTGCTGGTCGTGTTGTGCGCGGAGTCCGAGGCGCAGCCCGTCATCAATGCCGGTTCGCTCTATCAATAA
- a CDS encoding toxin-antitoxin system HicB family antitoxin encodes MSEPPSRKAFLLRLDPAVAAAIEALAAQELRSVNGQIEWLLREALSKRGRAVSTATRTNTRRIRKEE; translated from the coding sequence TTGAGCGAGCCCCCCTCCCGGAAGGCATTCCTGCTGCGCCTCGATCCGGCGGTCGCCGCCGCGATCGAGGCGCTCGCAGCCCAGGAGCTGCGCAGCGTGAATGGACAGATCGAATGGCTGCTGCGCGAGGCGCTCAGCAAGCGGGGGCGCGCGGTCAGCACCGCGACGCGCACCAATACGCGCCGCATACGGAAAGAAGAGTAG
- a CDS encoding thioredoxin family protein, whose amino-acid sequence MAHGSSFARAVATVTMFVSVLAACGRGDAASTPKPVPVPAPAVATDLAAVHADAPGIAWFNGDVDAAFKSAQAANKPVMLYWGAQWCPPCKQLKSAVFSRPDFIEKSKMFVDVYLDGDLPDAQKYGDEFRVTGYPTVVVFKPDRTEITRIAGNMDLSLYAGVLDDALADVRPVKDVLELAVKGAAPLGATDCRRLAYHAFDLEDDGVFAGEKLQTAFENAARLCPADLAKERARFPILAAAEAATLQKQALEKGGKADKALTVLIVRVNESLANKELSMANADALRALPKEFYLAARQTMPQLAPALRERVMAIGDATTANPLFAPADQLAAQLMKIRVAKAYAVDGKTPTDVRSVALATATKMLAAKQEPYVRAGVVNSAINIYIALDDWERARDLLALEASTSNTPHYYLGDLADAEEHLGNNQRALELLGEAYQKAKGPASRFQWGYQYLDGLLRLSPDDTATIEKVGAAVIGELDGPNRIHRRTLSRLTRLDKALREWNTTPARAAVVAKLRSDVTQACAQSKGDVASESGCKSFGNTAVAST is encoded by the coding sequence ATGGCCCACGGCAGTTCATTCGCGCGCGCGGTGGCGACCGTCACGATGTTTGTGTCAGTGCTCGCGGCGTGTGGCCGCGGCGATGCCGCCTCGACTCCGAAGCCGGTTCCCGTGCCCGCGCCTGCGGTGGCCACGGATCTCGCCGCGGTCCACGCAGATGCGCCCGGCATCGCATGGTTCAACGGCGACGTCGACGCAGCATTCAAATCCGCGCAGGCGGCTAACAAGCCCGTGATGTTGTACTGGGGTGCGCAGTGGTGCCCGCCGTGCAAGCAATTGAAGTCGGCCGTCTTCAGCCGGCCGGACTTCATCGAGAAATCGAAGATGTTCGTCGACGTGTATCTCGATGGCGATCTGCCCGACGCGCAGAAGTATGGCGATGAATTCCGCGTGACTGGCTATCCCACCGTCGTGGTCTTCAAACCCGACCGCACCGAGATCACGCGTATCGCCGGCAACATGGATTTGTCGCTGTACGCGGGTGTGCTCGACGATGCACTCGCGGACGTGCGGCCCGTGAAGGACGTGCTCGAGCTCGCCGTGAAAGGTGCCGCGCCGCTCGGCGCCACGGATTGCCGGCGGCTCGCGTATCACGCGTTCGATCTCGAAGACGACGGCGTGTTTGCGGGCGAGAAGTTGCAGACCGCATTCGAGAACGCCGCGCGGCTGTGCCCGGCCGATCTCGCCAAGGAACGCGCGCGTTTCCCCATTCTCGCCGCAGCCGAAGCGGCCACCTTGCAGAAGCAGGCCCTGGAGAAGGGTGGCAAGGCCGACAAGGCATTGACCGTGCTCATCGTCCGCGTCAACGAATCGCTCGCCAACAAAGAGCTTTCGATGGCGAACGCCGACGCGCTGCGCGCCCTGCCCAAGGAGTTCTATCTAGCCGCCCGCCAGACGATGCCGCAACTTGCGCCCGCGTTGCGTGAGCGCGTGATGGCGATCGGCGATGCGACCACCGCGAACCCGCTGTTCGCGCCCGCCGACCAGCTCGCCGCGCAGCTCATGAAGATCCGCGTCGCCAAGGCGTACGCGGTGGACGGCAAGACGCCGACCGATGTGCGCAGCGTCGCGCTCGCGACCGCGACGAAAATGCTGGCGGCCAAGCAAGAACCCTACGTGCGCGCGGGCGTGGTGAATTCGGCCATCAACATCTACATCGCGCTCGACGACTGGGAACGTGCGCGTGACCTGCTGGCGCTCGAAGCGTCGACCTCGAATACACCGCATTACTACCTCGGGGACCTGGCGGATGCGGAAGAACACCTGGGCAACAACCAGCGCGCGCTCGAGTTGTTAGGCGAGGCATATCAGAAAGCCAAGGGCCCCGCGTCGCGGTTTCAGTGGGGTTATCAGTACCTCGACGGGCTGCTGCGCCTGTCGCCCGACGATACGGCCACCATCGAGAAGGTGGGCGCCGCCGTCATCGGCGAGCTCGACGGGCCGAATCGCATTCACCGCCGCACGTTGTCGCGGCTGACCCGCCTCGACAAGGCGCTGCGCGAGTGGAACACGACGCCAGCGCGGGCGGCCGTGGTGGCGAAACTGCGCTCGGACGTGACACAGGCCTGCGCGCAATCGAAGGGTGATGTCGCGAGCGAGTCCGGCTGCAAGAGTTTTGGCAACACCGCGGTCGCCTCGACCTGA